A region from the Clostridium beijerinckii genome encodes:
- a CDS encoding beta-galactosidase: MKDIKPTLDWLENPEIFKINRIDAHSDHWFYEKMEHVKLEDEMILKQNLNGRWKFSYSENSSLRLKDFYKEDFDVSEFDYIEVPGHIQLQEYDKCQYINTMYPWEGHDELRPPHISKTYNPVGSYVTFFRVKDELKNKKTFLSFQGVETAFYVWVNGEFVGYSEDTFTPSEFDITEYLKEGENKLAVEVYKRSSASWIEDQDFWRFSGIFRDVYLYAIPETHVSDLFVKTDLAHDFTNAELKVDLKMTGNENTKIEGYLEDSVGNKVAKAYLGFESENKSVQTSEISFANELTLFFDVKDVKLWSAEEPNLYTLYVLVKKEDDTLIEIVSQKVGFRCFEMKDKIMCLNGKRIVFKGVNRHEFSARRGRSITKEDMLWDIKFLKQHNINAVRTSHYPNQSLWYRLCDEYGIYLIDETNLESHGSWQKMGQCEPSWNIPGSLPEWQEVVIDRATSMLERDKNHPSVLIWSCGNESYAGEDIFQMSEYFRRKDSSRLVHYEGVFWNREYEKTSDMESRMYAKPVDIEEYLSNDPKKPYISCEYMHAMGNSCGGMMKYTELEDKYLMYQGGFIWDYGDQALYRKTPNGKEVLSYGGDFTDRPSDYNFSGNGLVYANRIASPKAREVKYLYQNIKLTPDKNGVNINNKNLFANTEVYDLYYKVEKEGKLLDEGKIKVSVGAGEEKYVKLPVGDYSCSEELVFTVSLILSEDTAWANKGYEVAFGQTVFERKEPIKNNSNSKIKVVHGDVNIGVHGKDFKVIFSKSEGGIVSLRYAKKEFITRTPKTFYWRATTDNDRGNKHEFRCSQWLSATMCQKYMDFSMKEHENKIILKYTYELPTIPSTNVKVTYEVTEDGIIKVNVLYKGVEGLPELPVLGMNFRLLAEFNSFEWYGMGPDENYVDRSEGARLGVYKSTPVDNLSKYLVPQECGNRTGTRWVTVQNKNGDGLKFAYEKSPFEFSVLPYTNMELENALHQEDLPPINFTNVNIVGKQMGVGGNDSWGATVLSEFCIDSRKDLEYSFMISNI, encoded by the coding sequence ATGAAAGATATTAAACCAACATTGGATTGGCTAGAAAATCCGGAAATTTTTAAAATAAATAGAATAGATGCACATTCAGATCATTGGTTTTATGAAAAAATGGAACATGTTAAATTAGAGGATGAAATGATTCTTAAGCAAAATTTAAATGGAAGATGGAAATTTTCTTATAGCGAAAATTCATCATTAAGACTTAAAGATTTTTATAAAGAAGATTTTGACGTAAGTGAATTTGATTATATTGAAGTACCAGGCCACATTCAATTGCAAGAATATGATAAATGTCAATATATTAACACTATGTATCCTTGGGAAGGTCATGACGAACTAAGACCACCTCACATTTCAAAAACTTATAATCCAGTTGGAAGTTATGTAACATTTTTTCGTGTAAAAGACGAGTTAAAAAATAAGAAAACATTTCTTTCATTCCAAGGTGTTGAAACAGCATTTTATGTATGGGTTAATGGAGAATTTGTAGGATATAGTGAGGATACTTTTACTCCATCAGAATTTGATATTACAGAGTATTTAAAAGAAGGAGAAAATAAACTTGCGGTAGAGGTCTATAAGAGAAGTAGTGCAAGTTGGATTGAAGATCAAGATTTTTGGAGATTTTCAGGAATATTTAGAGATGTTTATTTATATGCAATCCCCGAAACTCATGTAAGCGATCTTTTTGTAAAAACAGATTTAGCACATGATTTTACAAATGCAGAACTTAAGGTGGATCTTAAAATGACAGGAAATGAAAATACAAAAATAGAAGGTTACTTAGAAGATTCAGTAGGGAATAAAGTTGCAAAAGCATACTTAGGATTTGAAAGTGAAAATAAAAGTGTGCAAACAAGTGAAATTTCATTTGCTAATGAGTTAACATTATTTTTTGATGTTAAAGATGTTAAGTTATGGAGTGCAGAAGAACCAAATTTGTACACTCTTTATGTTTTAGTAAAAAAGGAAGATGATACTTTAATTGAGATAGTATCACAAAAGGTTGGTTTTAGATGCTTTGAAATGAAAGATAAAATTATGTGTCTTAATGGAAAAAGAATAGTATTTAAAGGAGTAAATCGTCACGAATTTAGTGCAAGACGTGGGCGCTCAATTACCAAAGAAGACATGCTTTGGGATATTAAGTTCTTAAAACAACATAATATTAATGCTGTAAGAACTTCACATTATCCAAACCAAAGCTTATGGTATAGGCTTTGTGATGAATATGGTATTTATTTAATAGATGAAACTAATTTAGAAAGTCATGGGTCTTGGCAAAAGATGGGACAATGTGAACCATCATGGAATATACCTGGTAGTCTTCCAGAATGGCAAGAGGTAGTAATAGACCGTGCAACTTCAATGCTAGAGCGTGATAAAAATCACCCATCTGTTCTTATTTGGTCATGTGGTAATGAATCTTATGCTGGAGAAGATATATTTCAAATGTCAGAATATTTTAGAAGAAAGGATTCTTCTCGCTTGGTTCATTATGAAGGTGTATTTTGGAATAGAGAATATGAAAAAACAAGCGATATGGAAAGCAGAATGTATGCTAAACCAGTGGACATAGAAGAATATTTAAGTAATGATCCAAAGAAACCTTATATTAGTTGTGAATATATGCATGCTATGGGGAATTCTTGTGGTGGAATGATGAAATATACAGAACTTGAAGATAAATATTTAATGTATCAAGGTGGATTTATTTGGGATTATGGAGATCAAGCTCTTTATAGAAAAACACCAAATGGGAAAGAGGTTTTATCTTATGGAGGAGATTTTACTGATCGCCCATCTGATTATAATTTTTCAGGAAATGGTCTGGTTTATGCAAATCGAATTGCATCACCTAAAGCTAGGGAAGTTAAATATTTATATCAAAATATAAAATTAACTCCAGATAAGAATGGTGTTAATATTAACAATAAAAATCTTTTTGCGAATACGGAAGTTTATGATTTATATTATAAAGTTGAAAAAGAAGGAAAGTTATTAGATGAAGGCAAAATAAAAGTGTCTGTAGGGGCTGGAGAAGAAAAGTATGTAAAATTACCAGTTGGAGATTATAGTTGCTCAGAAGAACTTGTCTTTACAGTTTCATTGATATTGTCAGAAGATACTGCTTGGGCAAATAAAGGATACGAAGTAGCTTTTGGACAAACGGTTTTTGAAAGAAAAGAGCCTATCAAAAATAACTCTAATTCTAAGATAAAAGTTGTTCATGGTGATGTAAACATAGGTGTTCATGGAAAAGATTTTAAAGTTATATTTTCTAAATCGGAAGGCGGAATTGTATCTCTAAGATATGCAAAAAAAGAATTCATAACAAGAACTCCAAAGACCTTCTATTGGAGAGCAACTACGGATAATGATAGAGGAAATAAACATGAGTTTAGATGTTCTCAGTGGCTTAGTGCTACAATGTGCCAAAAATATATGGATTTTTCAATGAAAGAACATGAAAATAAAATCATATTAAAATACACTTATGAATTACCAACAATTCCATCTACGAATGTTAAGGTAACTTATGAAGTTACTGAAGACGGAATAATAAAAGTTAATGTTTTGTATAAAGGAGTAGAAGGATTGCCAGAATTACCAGTACTAGGTATGAATTTTAGGCTTTTAGCAGAATTTAATTCTTTTGAGTGGTATGGAATGGGACCTGATGAAAATTATGTTGACCGCTCAGAAGGTGCCAGACTAGGTGTTTATAAAAGTACACCAGTAGATAACCTATCTAAGTACTTAGTGCCACAAGAATGTGGTAACAGAACTGGAACTAGGTGGGTAACTGTTCAAAATAAAAATGGAGACGGACTTAAGTTTGCTTATGAGAAATCACCATTTGAATTTAGTGTTTTACCATATACTAATATGGAACTTGAAAATGCTCTTCATCAAGAAGATTTACCACCTATTAATTTCACAAATGTCAATATCGTTGGTAAACAAATGGGCGTTGGTGGAAATGATAGTTGGGGAGCAACAGTATTATCAGAATTCTGCATAGATTCTAGGAAGGATTTAGAATATAGTTTTATGATTTCTAATATATAG
- the lacA gene encoding galactoside O-acetyltransferase (transfers acetyl group from acetyl-CoA to the 6-hydroxyl of galactopyranosides; exact physiological role is unknown) produces the protein MTIREKMKNGMLYIDVGEGLEEERKRCKELLYDYNNTRPSEEEKRKNLLKKLLGDMGEHIWIEAPVHMAYGINVHIGNNFYANFNLVIVDDIDVYIGENVMIAPNVTITPTGHPVDSDLRRPGTQFSIPVRIGNDVWIGSNAVILPGITIGDNSVIGAGSVVTHDIPENVVAVGNPCRVLRKINERDKEYYYKNRRIE, from the coding sequence ATGACAATTAGAGAGAAAATGAAAAATGGCATGTTGTATATAGATGTGGGAGAGGGGCTTGAAGAGGAACGTAAAAGGTGTAAAGAATTATTATATGATTATAACAATACACGTCCAAGTGAAGAAGAAAAAAGAAAAAATTTACTAAAAAAGTTATTGGGTGATATGGGTGAACATATTTGGATTGAAGCACCAGTACACATGGCATATGGTATAAATGTGCATATTGGAAACAATTTTTATGCTAATTTTAATCTTGTAATTGTAGATGATATTGATGTTTATATAGGTGAGAATGTAATGATAGCACCTAATGTGACAATAACCCCTACAGGGCATCCAGTTGACTCAGATCTTCGAAGACCAGGTACTCAGTTTTCAATTCCGGTAAGAATTGGTAACGATGTGTGGATAGGTTCCAATGCAGTAATTTTACCGGGCATTACCATAGGAGATAATTCAGTTATAGGTGCTGGAAGTGTTGTTACTCATGATATTCCTGAAAATGTAGTGGCTGTAGGAAATCCATGCCGAGTATTAAGGAAAATAAATGAACGCGATAAAGAATATTATTATAAAAATAGAAGAATTGAATAA